The following coding sequences lie in one Rutidosis leptorrhynchoides isolate AG116_Rl617_1_P2 chromosome 4, CSIRO_AGI_Rlap_v1, whole genome shotgun sequence genomic window:
- the LOC139841312 gene encoding uncharacterized protein: MESWISKSIHSFITMAISDFYELNSNYRTRIVIHTRDSGGKPLQALSAVLDLLNNIKVKAIIGPETYLEANLLAPVSDNSKVPIFTFAGSSSMDYPYLFQIKEDESDLSKTITALVVSYKWKDIIYLYEDVHYWREMLSYLLESLQYKNIHVGHTSAVPASATDDQIIQELQIIKISQTSVVIVHMSSSLAYRVLLIAKSLGMVSEKNAWIVTYKSIDILQTENNEIIESMEGIIGLRSYIPSSSKLLNLTARLHNEFSLREVNVLSVWAYDTIWALAESIERLGTKFSFNTTQIDSIILNELSRTKFKGLSGEFRLINGKLASNGFKIVNVKANVETGDSKITPKRRILQTVTNKTLKVGVLSRRVFNYFIDTHFNNQTNVTTATGFSVDVFNACINGLPYEVPYELIPYADGTYDDLIKKVYDQEIDAILGDSTILENRSQYVDFTATYTDLGEIWDALQGCDSSKAPGPDGFNMKFLKKYWWLVKEDLTAALDWFWLHSEISKGCNASFFTLIPKKSNPIGFNEYRPICLIGCYYKILTKLLSNRLAKIIHKIIGSEQTAFLKGRNILDSVLIANEIIDELKRKKQKGLIFKVDFEKAFDCIEWDFLFNTMKSLGFGIKWISFIKACLSSSTISILINGSPTREFTPGRGIRQGDPISPFLFIIAAEGLNILVKRAITKNQFRGIRVGHDEIVISHLQYADDTIFFGEWSKRNSKNIAKLLKCFENISGLKVNLKKSSLYGIGVPKPEVEDMAKAIDCSAGSTPFTYLGLPIGVPSTKASSWHPIIEKFEKRLSDWKAKTISYGGRLTLIKSVLSSLPLYYFSLFHAPTKVINSLEAIRRKFFWGGSESNNKINWIKWELILSPYDKGGLNIGSLFCKNISLLCKWWWRFHNEKTALWVKIISSIYGAGGGICTNDFSRKVSGRTIWNEIIKAGKIADNIGISFSSSINKCIGNGSNTKFWTDIWCGTEPLNNLFRRLYMLDSNKNASVADRLTLSNTITHGSWAWTRTPTGRGLRELTELNNLISSISLTEAPDSWKWNLDPSGSFSTKMLSHILDNLKLATSHSSTPTPRNKFLPQKICIFIWRVINGRIPTRSELDKRNIDLDSILCPICEAQIESIDHILFLCPKTTQIWSSILQWWKLPNNLLTNFSDITSINQNLSSNQTGTLARINQNDMWIFLRPLDVDLWLSTICFAMLTGIAIVAIESMHQGSLRSPTQQIGATFWFILMTLFFTQREKLASNLAKFVAFVWLSVVLILISSYTATLASLLTVEQFEFASKGGTVGFHGGSFVSGVIVENYNFEDYRHRPYYSYEAYADALSKGGKHGGADAIVDEVPYIKMFLGRHSSDYAMLSSEPITSGFAFIFQKGSPLVRDVSRQIAKIRENRTLERIEKEWFEKESSSSQDLPTNPKTLNFGRFRGLFLISGISSAFALMISVILSICAKLEIHNVISFVLQHNLLANLRHLLHRNVIRI; the protein is encoded by the exons ATGGAGTCATGGATCTCAAAGTCCATTCACAGCTTCATAACAATGGCAATATCTGATTTTTATGAACTCAATAGCAATTACAGAACGAGGATCGTTATCCACACAAGGGACTCTGGTGGTAAACCGCTACAAGCTCTATCAGCTG TGCTTGATCTTTTGAATAACATTAAGGTAAAAGCAATCATAGGCCCCGAAACATATCTTGAAGCAAACTTATTGGCGCCGGTTTCAGATAATTCTAAAGTTCCTATATTTACCTTCGCGGGGTCTTCCTCCATGGATTATCCTTACTTGTTTCAAATCAAAGAAGACGAATCAGATTTGTCTAAAACCATTACCGCTCTTGTGGTATCATACAAATGGAAAGATATAATATACTTATATGAAGATGTCCATTATTGGCGGGAAATGTTGTCCTATCTTTTAGAATCTTTGCAATACAAAAACATCCACGTTGGTCACACAAGCGCAGTTCCTGCATCGGCTACTGATGATCAAATCATTCAAGAGTTGCAAATTATAAAGATTAGTCAAACAAGTGTAGTTATAGTACATATGTCGTCTTCATTAGCTTATAGAGTTCTCTTAATTGCGAAAAGTTTAGGAATGGTGAGTGAGAAAAACGCTTGGATTGTAACGTACAAATCCATTGATATCCTGCAAACCGAGAATAATGAAATTATAGAGTCAATGGAAGGAATAATAGGTTTAAGGTCTTACATTCCATCATCGAGCAAGCTTTTAAACTTAACGGCACGATTGCACAATGAATTTTCATTAAGAGAGGTAAATGTGCTTTCCGTATGGGCATACGACACAATTTGGGCACTAGCAGAGTCTATTGAGAGACTCGGGACTAAATTCTCATTTAATACCACTCAAATTGATTCGATTATTCTAAATGAGCTTTCAAGAACAAAGTTTAAAGGTTTAAGTGGCGAGTTTCGTTTAATTAATGGAAAGTTAGCTTCTAATGGATTCAAGATTGTAAACGTGAAAGCGAATGTAGAGACAGGAGACTCTAAAATCACTCCGAAGCGTCGGATTTTGCAAACTGTTACTAATAAAACTTTAAAAGTTGGTGTTTTATCAAGAAGAGTGTTTAATTACTTCATAGATACTCATTTTAATAACCAGACAAATGTAACAACGGCCACTGGTTTCTCTGTCGACGTGTTCAATGCTTGCATTAATGGGTTACCGTATGAAGTACCATACGAGTTAATTCCGTATGCTGATGGAACTTATGATGACCTTATAAAGAAGGTTTATGATCAGGAGATTGATGCTATATTGGGTGATTCAACGATTCTTGAGAACAGATCGCAATATGTTGATTTTACGGCAACTTACACCGATTTAGGA GAAATATGGGATGCCCTACAAGGATGCGACAGCTCTAAAGCTCCCGGCCCCGACGGATTCAACATGAAATTCCTTAAAAAATACTGGTGGCTAGTAAAAGAGGACCTAACTGCGGCTCTTGACTGGTTTTGGTTGCATTCTGAGATATCCAAGGGTTGCAACGCATCTTTCTTCACACTCATTCCTAAAAAATCTAATCCTATAGGATTTAACGAATACCGACCGATATGCCTCATCGGTTGCTATTACAAAATCCTCACAAAGCTTCTCTCTAACCGTCTCGCAAAAATAATCCATAAAATAATAGGTTCCGAACAAACGGCATTCCTAAAAGGTCGCAACATCCTAGATAGTGTACTCATTGCCAACGAAATTATAGACGAACTAAAACGTAAGAAACAAAAAGGTCTTATTTTTAAAGTAGACTTTGAAAAAGCATTTGATTGTATAGAATGGGACTTCCTCTTCAACACTATGAAGAGCTTAGGCTTCGGAATCAAATGGATAAGTTTCATTAAAGCATGTCTCTCCTCCTCCACAATCTCTATTCTAATCAACGGTTCCCCCACACGTGAATTCACCCCCGGTAGGGGCATCCGCCAAGGTGATCCAATCTCCCCATTCTTGTTCATCATTGCAGCCGAAGGGCTTAACATCCTCGTCAAACGTGCCATCACAAAAAACCAATTCCGAGGTATCCGCGTCGGACATGACGAGATTGTTATTTCCCATCTTCAATATGCAGATGACACAATCTTCTTCGGCGAATGGAGCAAACGAAACTCTAAAAACATCGCTAAACTGTTAAAATGCTTCGAAAACATCTCTGGCTTAAAAGTTAACCTAAAAAAAAGTAGCCTCTACGGGATCGGGGTTCCCAAACCGGAAGTGGAAGATATGGCCAAGGCCATCGACTGTTCGGCGGGCTCTACCCCATTCACGTACCTCGGGTTACCTATTGGTGTCCCATCTACTAAAGCATCATCATGGCACCCCATCATTGAAAAATTCGAAAAACGCCTCTCCGATTGGAAAGCCAAAACCATATCCTATGGCGGTCGGCTCACTTTAATAAAATCCGTACTTTCAAGCCTACCACTCTATTATTTCTCCCTATTTCACGCACCTACCAAAGTCATTAACTCTCTAGAAGCAATTAGAAGAaaattcttttggggcgggtccgaATCAAACAACAAAATTAATTGGATAAAGTGGGAATTAATCTTATCACCATATGACAAAGGAGGGCTTAACATTGGATCCTTATTTTGTAAAAACATTTCTTTActttgtaaatggtggtggaggttccaCAACGAAAAAACCGCTTTATGGGTAAAAATAATCTCGAGTATTTACGGGGCGGGGGGCGGGATTTGCACTAACGATTTTTCTAGAAaagtttcaggtagaacaatttggAACGAGATCATTAAAGCAGGGAAAATCGCGGACAACATCGGAATTAGCTTCTCATCCTCGATCAACAAATGCATTGGAAATGGCTCGAACACCAAATTCTGGACCGACATTTGGTGTGGTACGGAACCACTCAACAACCTGTTCCGAAGGCTATACATGCTCGACTCAAACAAAAACGCTTCAGTCGCGGACCGTCTCACACTCTCCAACACAATCACACACGGTTCATGGGCTTGGACTCGTACACCTACCGGACGTGGACTTCGCGAGCTAACTGAACTAAACAATCTCATATCATCCATCTCCCTTACCGAGGCGCCGGATTCATGGAAATGGAACCTCGACCCTTCCGGTTCCTTCTCTACAAAAATGCTATCTCATATCCTTGATAACTTAAAACTCGCAACTTCACACAGTTCGACACCAACACCTAGAAATAAATTCTTACCACAAAAAATCTGCATTTTCATATGGCGTGTCATAAACGGTAGAATACCAACTAGATCCGAACTCGACAAAAGAAATATCGACCTTGACTCAATATTGTGCCCAATTTGCGAAGCGCAAATCGAATCCATAGATCATATCCTCTTTCTATGTCCAAAAACCACTCAAATATGGAGTTCCATTCTACAATGGTGGAAGCTCCCCAACAACTTACTAACTAACTTCTCCGACATTACATCAATCAACCAAAACCTCTCCTCCAATCAAACCG gaacACTTGCAAGAATCAACCAAAATGACATGTGGATCTTCTTGAGGCCACTTGATGTGGATCTTTGGCTAAGCACCATTTGTTTTGCCATGCTTACCGGTATCGCCATTGTCGCTATTGAGTCGATGCATCAAGGGTCCTTAAGATCGCCAACTCAGCAGATTGGAGCAACCTTTTGGTTCATATTAATGACCTTATTTTTCACTCAAA GAGAGAAACTGGCTAGTAATCTTGCAAAGTTTGTGGCGTTTGTTTGGTTATCAGTCGTACTTATTCTGATATCGAGTTACACTGCAACATTGGCTTCACTACTAACCGTTGAACAGTTCGAGTTTGCATCAAAGGGCGGAACTGTAGGATTTCATGGAGGCTCTTTTGTATCAGGAGTGATTGTAGAAAACTATAACTTTGAGGATTATAGGCATAGACCTTACTATTCATACGAAGCATATGCAGACGCTTTATCAAAAGGTGGAAAACATGGTGGTGCTGATGCAATAGTCGATGAAGTCCCCTACATTAAGATGTTTCTTGGACGGCATTCGTCTGATTACGCCATGCTGTCATCTGAACCTATCACTTCTGGTTTTGCCTTC ATTTTTCAAAAAGGGTCTCCTTTGGTAAGGGATGTGTCAAGGCAAATTGCTAAAATAAGGGAAAATCGAACTCTCGAACGTATTGAGAAGGAATGGTTCGAGAAAGAGTCCTCGTCGTCCCAAGATCTTCCAACAAACCCGAAAACCTTAAATTTTGGAAGGTTTCGAGGCTTGTTTCTTATTAGTGGGATCTCTTCGGCTTTCGCCCTAATGATATCAGTGATTTTGTCAATTTGTGCAAAATTAGAGATTCATAATGTCATTTCTTTCGTCCTGCAGCATAATTTGCTGGCTAATTTGAGGCATCTTTTGCATAGAAATGTCATTAGGATATAA